A single genomic interval of Nitrospinota bacterium harbors:
- a CDS encoding acetate--CoA ligase family protein, whose product MLEALLYPKSVAVIGASKSPGKVGYETLNNIIQAGFTGAIVPINPTASEILGVKCFPDLKTYGQPVEMGVVAVPTPAVKAAVESLIKAGAKAIVVITAGFKETGRDGAEMEKEVARVCAAANVRMMGPNCLGLINTHHNLNASFAKKTPPSGSISVISQSGALCTAILDWAAARHIGLAKMVSIGNKADLDESDFLRAFAKDDGTKVIMGYLENITNGDEFIKVAEEAAGIKPVVILKVGTTKAGVKAASSHTGSLAGADMAYGAAFRRSGVIRAETFESLFDFSTAFAMQPVPRGNRVAIITNAGGPGIMAADAVEKSGMKVTTLAIDTAEALSCKLPAAASIGNPIDVLGDADPERYALALNAAQDDDTVDAIIVILTPQAMTKAKETALAIARCVRGTKPILASFMGGEDVMPGRDELAAANLPDYPSPERAVAALKAMYDYAQWRHRPPRIVTRFPVNRRRVERIISHHERLKRLQIGEVKAKEILRACGFNVPPGFLAATPDEAVDVADRVGYPVAMKIASPDIIHKSEFGGVRLGLASADSVRDAFDLMMVRVKRRMPEAMVEGVYVERMSTRGREVIIGMTRDPQFGPMLMFGLGGIFVEVMKDVTFYIAPVTADEAMAMLMSTRSYALLKGARGQKPVDLAAIADGLQRISQLATDFPQIAELDINPFIVGEAGSEPVVADARMTITLDHKP is encoded by the coding sequence ATGCTTGAAGCGCTTTTGTATCCAAAGTCTGTGGCGGTGATCGGCGCCTCCAAAAGCCCGGGCAAGGTGGGCTATGAGACGCTAAACAATATAATACAGGCCGGGTTCACCGGCGCCATCGTCCCCATCAACCCCACCGCAAGTGAAATCCTTGGCGTAAAATGTTTCCCCGACCTTAAGACATACGGCCAGCCGGTGGAGATGGGGGTGGTCGCGGTGCCGACACCGGCCGTGAAGGCGGCGGTGGAAAGCCTGATAAAGGCCGGCGCGAAGGCCATCGTGGTGATCACCGCCGGATTCAAGGAGACCGGCCGCGACGGGGCGGAGATGGAAAAGGAGGTGGCCCGCGTATGCGCCGCCGCCAACGTGCGCATGATGGGGCCGAACTGCCTGGGGCTTATCAACACCCACCACAACCTTAACGCTTCTTTCGCCAAAAAAACTCCTCCTTCCGGCTCCATATCCGTAATCTCCCAGTCGGGCGCACTTTGCACCGCGATTCTGGACTGGGCCGCCGCGCGGCACATCGGGCTTGCGAAGATGGTGAGCATCGGCAACAAGGCGGACCTGGACGAGAGCGACTTTTTGCGCGCTTTCGCCAAGGACGACGGCACGAAAGTGATAATGGGTTACCTGGAGAACATCACCAACGGTGACGAGTTCATAAAAGTGGCGGAGGAGGCCGCTGGGATAAAGCCCGTGGTGATCCTCAAGGTTGGGACGACAAAGGCCGGCGTGAAGGCCGCCTCGTCCCACACGGGGAGTCTCGCGGGGGCGGACATGGCGTATGGCGCGGCGTTCCGCAGATCGGGTGTTATCCGCGCCGAAACGTTCGAATCGCTATTCGATTTTTCCACGGCGTTCGCCATGCAGCCTGTCCCAAGGGGGAACCGGGTGGCGATAATCACAAACGCGGGTGGGCCGGGCATCATGGCGGCGGACGCGGTGGAAAAATCGGGGATGAAGGTGACAACCCTGGCCATAGACACCGCCGAGGCGCTAAGTTGCAAGCTCCCCGCCGCGGCCAGCATCGGCAACCCCATAGACGTGCTGGGGGACGCGGACCCGGAGCGCTATGCCCTGGCGCTAAACGCCGCCCAGGACGACGACACGGTGGACGCGATAATCGTTATCCTCACCCCCCAGGCCATGACCAAGGCGAAAGAGACGGCATTGGCCATCGCCCGGTGCGTACGGGGGACAAAGCCTATCCTCGCCTCCTTCATGGGGGGGGAAGACGTGATGCCGGGCCGGGACGAACTGGCCGCCGCAAACCTGCCGGACTATCCTTCGCCGGAGCGGGCCGTGGCCGCGCTAAAGGCGATGTACGATTACGCCCAGTGGCGACACAGACCGCCGAGGATAGTCACCCGCTTTCCCGTGAACCGCAGGCGGGTGGAGCGGATCATCAGCCATCACGAAAGGCTCAAAAGGCTTCAGATCGGCGAGGTGAAGGCAAAGGAGATACTGCGCGCATGCGGATTCAACGTTCCGCCAGGTTTTTTGGCCGCCACACCGGACGAGGCTGTGGACGTTGCCGACAGGGTTGGCTATCCGGTGGCGATGAAGATCGCATCGCCGGACATCATCCATAAATCGGAGTTTGGCGGGGTGCGGCTGGGGCTTGCCAGCGCCGACTCGGTGCGGGACGCTTTCGACCTTATGATGGTGCGTGTGAAAAGGCGCATGCCTGAGGCGATGGTGGAAGGTGTGTATGTGGAGCGCATGTCCACAAGGGGGCGCGAGGTGATAATCGGCATGACGCGGGATCCGCAGTTCGGCCCCATGCTGATGTTCGGCCTTGGCGGAATATTCGTGGAGGTGATGAAGGACGTGACCTTCTATATCGCCCCCGTCACCGCCGACGAGGCGATGGCCATGCTGATGAGTACGCGGTCGTACGCTTTGTTGAAAGGGGCGCGGGGGCAAAAGCCGGTGGACCTTGCGGCAATCGCGGACGGATTGC